DNA from Pseudomonadota bacterium:
CGATCAACCCGCCAGCCGAGCCGTCGAGTACAAGCTGGACCCTGTCGGTATGCTCGTGGAGCAGTCGTGGGAGTCTACCGGCTTCCGGGGCTATTCGCCTTTCATGGGAGACGCCAACGAGCTTCAAAACGGCAACATCCTGATCGCTTTCGGCGGCTTGACGGATCCGCCGACGAACGATCTGTATAGCCCACGCGTCAAGAAGTGGGCCCGTGTGCTCGAGATGGATCGTACGGGTAAGGTCGCCTTTGAGTTCACGGTCCGAGATCAACTCAGCACGGATTTCCACGGCTACCACGTCAGCCGTGTGGAGCGCGTACAGGGCTTTCCGAGATAAGCCCCGCGCCTGCCTGGACTCCCTAGGGTCCGGCTAGTGCGGCCTGTATCACTTTGCCCTGCACGTGCGAAGGAGCGCCTGCGCCAAGCAAGTGCATGAGCGTGGGGTATTGATCCGCCATCTGAATGGGCGTGGTGCCCAGGAAATTACCTTGCTTGACGCCCGGCCCCACGATCACGAACGGGGTCCACATGCCTTTGACCTCCCCAGCCATGATCGCTTGCTTGTAGCCCGACTTGCGTGGCTTGGAAAAGAGCGCAAGGTCCCCGGTCATCTCTTCGTTCCAGCCGTAACCCGGGCGGTTGGCGATGACCAGATCGCCAACACGGGCCTTGTTGAGTCGAAGGGAAGCTTGGGCGTCCTCCCACTTGACCACCTTGACCACGGGATGCACGCCGTCGGGGTCGGCCAGGTTCATCAGGAGCTTGCTGACGCGTGTGCGCAGCGCGTTGTACTCTGGGCCCGAGGCGCGCCTCCAATCGCCTGCAAGCCCCTTCGGGTCGAGGTAGATACCGTCCATCTTGAGGTAGATCGCCTTGGTCTTGGCCCAGTCGATCAGCGGCTCACCCGTTGCCGGATCGATGCTGAAGCTGAGCAAACCCTCGCGTGCCAAGAGGTTGTTGAGTCGCACCCAGTGGTTTAGCGGCACAGCTCCGTGGTCCGAAGAGAGCACCACGAGCGTGCGGTCATCGGCGCGCCGGAGCAGCTCTCCGCAAATGTCGTCGAGCTTCTCGTACATCCAGTGCACTTCCTTCCATAGCTCGGCGCGCTCGATCTCCGAAGTGGCGGCGTAGCGGGTGCTTGCTGGGTCGATGCCGCCCATCCACCAGCGGCTCGTGAGCATCTGATTCGGCGTGTAGACGTTGCCGATGAACACGTCGGGATCGTGTTGCTCGAGCACGTGGCGTGCTGCCTTGCGGTGCCACTCGAACGACATCTCGGCTTCCTCGAGGAAGGTCTGTTTATCTTCCGGGAAGTAGATCAGCTGCGGCGGGAAGTTGTCGGCGAAGTCGACCATGGGGCCCACCGCCTTGTCGAGCTCGACCGCAATCCCCGGCGGATCGGTCAGAAACTCGTTGAGGTTGTTGAACAACAGCCGCAGGCGAAAAAAACCCTTCGGATCGAGCTTGATCAGCTTCGCCTTGTACGAAGTCGCGACGCCTCTCTCCAGCTTCTTGTCTGGTATTTTCCAGGTCAGCCGAACGGGCAGCCATTCGCTCCACTTGCCTTGCGTGAGCGTGGCAACGACACGCGTCTTGTCCGGGGACAACGCCACGGCATCGTAGTTCACCTGATTGTCGTCGCTCGTGTCGTGCAGCAAGGCGTGCACGCTGGCTCCCCACGCGGCCATCTCGACTTCAAGCGCGGGTGAGAACGATCTGGGCGGCCTGGTCCAGCCTGTTGCCGGCTTCTTGTCCGGGTAGCTCGCCAGCGAGGGCCCAGAGAAGAACAAGCGTGCGCCACGACCCTGCTCCTTGCGCGCGGTCTGGTCTGAGCCGTCCTGGAAATTCACGGCGTGAAAATCGGCGCCCCAACCGCCCCAACGTCCCCGAATCGTGAT
Protein-coding regions in this window:
- a CDS encoding aryl-sulfate sulfotransferase: DQPASRAVEYKLDPVGMLVEQSWESTGFRGYSPFMGDANELQNGNILIAFGGLTDPPTNDLYSPRVKKWARVLEMDRTGKVAFEFTVRDQLSTDFHGYHVSRVERVQGFPR
- a CDS encoding alkaline phosphatase family protein; this encodes MMQNHFPNLLVLTLSLASSTMLGCRSNESEKPSGSAAGGPTITKGPATKLYWYLPDGMRADPELFDIFQWAQQGRLPNLKRMMERGTYGFSVPAFPSHTPTNFASLFTGAFPEVHGVNDGPMHTEGNPLGRVSVGGFSSLAKLVDPIWVTLEATHGKRVTLLSVPGSTPPELRKGITIRGRWGGWGADFHAVNFQDGSDQTARKEQGRGARLFFSGPSLASYPDKKPATGWTRPPRSFSPALEVEMAAWGASVHALLHDTSDDNQVNYDAVALSPDKTRVVATLTQGKWSEWLPVRLTWKIPDKKLERGVATSYKAKLIKLDPKGFFRLRLLFNNLNEFLTDPPGIAVELDKAVGPMVDFADNFPPQLIYFPEDKQTFLEEAEMSFEWHRKAARHVLEQHDPDVFIGNVYTPNQMLTSRWWMGGIDPASTRYAATSEIERAELWKEVHWMYEKLDDICGELLRRADDRTLVVLSSDHGAVPLNHWVRLNNLLAREGLLSFSIDPATGEPLIDWAKTKAIYLKMDGIYLDPKGLAGDWRRASGPEYNALRTRVSKLLMNLADPDGVHPVVKVVKWEDAQASLRLNKARVGDLVIANRPGYGWNEEMTGDLALFSKPRKSGYKQAIMAGEVKGMWTPFVIVGPGVKQGNFLGTTPIQMADQYPTLMHLLGAGAPSHVQGKVIQAALAGP